Sequence from the Banduia mediterranea genome:
GCGCGCGCCGGGCGTTTGCCCGATCCGCAACTGACAGCGGGTATCAGCAACCTCACCGCGACCGGCCCGCAGGCTTTCAGTGCCTCGGCCGACAGCATGACCATGCGCACCATCGGTCTGATGCAGGAAATTCCCTCGCATCCCAAGCGCGAAGCCGAGAAGGCAGTCGCGAATGCCGGTGTGCAGCTTTCGGCTGCCGATGTCCTCACGGTGCGGCTCGCCGTCAAGCAGGCGACCGCCGGTGCGTGGGTACGTCTGTGGGCGGCGCAAACCGAGTGGAAACAGCTCCAGGATTTGCATGAGCAGTTCGCTCTTGCAGTCCAGCTCGCCAAAGCGAGGCTCCGTGGCGGCCCCGGCAACGCGACCGATGTGCTGGCGGCACGTGCCGCCGTCGTCGAACTCGACAACCGGATCACCGCGGTGGATGCGGAGATCGCCGCTGCGCGCGCCGCGTTGCAGCGATGGCTCGGCGACGACGCCGGTGGCGCACTGGCGGAGGCGCCTGATTTCTCGACGCTGCCTGCCCCTCCGGCGCAACTACTGCACGACCTGGATCGACAAGGCCCGCTGCTGGGCTGGGGCGCACGCGAGGACCAAGCACAAGCGCAGCTCGACTTGGCCAAGGCCGGCAAACGCCCGAACTGGAGCGTTGGCGTGGTGTACGGCAGTCGTATCCACCTTCCCGACATGATCGGCATCGAGGTCGGCGTCAGCCTACCGCTGTTCCCCGGCAACCGGCAGGACCAGGACATCAGCGCGCGCTACGCAGAGCGCGACGCGGTGAAAGACGAGCACGAGGATGCACGCCGCGCGCAGCGCGAGGCGGTTGCAGCGGGCCTTGCCGCGTGGCAAGGCTATGACAAGCAGGTCAACACCTATCGCGACCAGCTGCTGCCGTTGGCCACGGACCGTTCACGCACTGCGCTCGCGGCGTATCGCGGCGGCGGCTCGCTGCAGCCGTGGCTGGAAGCGCGTCGCGATGAAATCGACACGCGCGTGGCCTATGCGCAGGCGCTCGCCGCCTGGGGCACGGCCTGGGCGCAACTGGCTTATCTGCTCCCGGAGCAGAACCTGCCAAGCGTCATCAATTTGCCGGAGCAACTGCCATGAACCGAACCATTACCAACCGTGTTGTGGCGGCGGTTGCCGCGTTGATCCTGCTGGTCGTAGCCGGCGGCATTGGCTACTTGATTGCGCGACAGTCCACGCCCACTGCGCCGAGCAGTACCGCCGCGACGTCGCCATCGTCGGGCAAGAAAGTCTTGTACTGGTACGACACGATGGTGCCGCAGCAGCATTTCGACAAGCCGGGCCTGTCGCCGATGGGCATGCAGATGGTGCCCAAGTATGCCGATGATGGTGGACCCAAGGATGTCATCCAAATCGATCCCACCACCGTGCAAAACCTCGGCGTGCGCACGGCACTAGTCGAGCGGCGGGTGCTGGCTTCGGCCATCAGGGTGCCCGGTACGATCACCTGGGACTTGCGCCAGGCCAGCACGATCAGCGCGCGGGTTGATGCGGTAATCAGCAAGCTTGATGTGCGCGCGCCGTATACCGTGGTCGCTGCCGGCGCACCGCTGGCGCAGTTGCTGGCGCCGCAATGGAACAGTGCGTTGGCGGAATATCGCGCGCTGGAGCAGGCGCGGTCCGCCGACGCGCGCGAGCTGCGCTCCGCAGCGCGGCAACGGCTGCAGGTGTTGGGGCTGACAGCGGCGGATATTCAGTCGTCGCGTCATGGCGCGGATGCGGCGATCACACTGCACGCCCCGCAAGCGGGCGTCGTCACGACACTGGATGTGCGTGAAGGCCAGCGCGTCACTGCAGGCCAGACCCTGATGACCTTGAACGGTCTGTCCACCGTGTGGGTCGAGGCGGCACTCCCGCAGGCGGTGGCCGGCACGGTGCGCAGCGGCACGCCGGTGGGGGTCACGGTCGATGCCCTGCCGGGTCGGTCGTTCCACGGCACCGTGGAAACCTTGCTGTCGGACGTGGATGCGGTGACGCGCACCCAGCGCGCCCGCATCGTGCTCGACAATCCCGACGGTGCCTTGAGTCCGGGCATGTTCGCTACCGTGCAACTCAACCCGACTCCGGACGTGGCCGTACCGGTGGTACCGGACGACGCGCTGATCGCGACGGGCACCCACACGCGAGTCATTCTCGCCGAGGGAGATGGCCACTTTCGTGCCGTATCGGTGCGCATCGGGCGGGCGGCCGGCGGCTATACGGAAATTCTCGATGGCCTCGCGGGTGGTGAGAAAGTCGTGGTCTCCGGCCAGTTTCTGATCGATTCCGAAGCGAGCCTGTCCGGTGCGCTGGAGCGTCTGAATGACGCCCCCACCAAACCGGCGCCGGCCACGAGCGTGCCCATGCCGGGCATGCCGATGGGAGACCGACCATGATCGCCGCCCTGATTCGCGCGGCGATTGCGCATCGCGTGTTCGTGCTGTTGGCTGCACTGGCCTTGGCCCTGATGGGCATGTTCTCGGTGACGCGCACGCCGGTCGACGCGCTGCCCGACCTGTCTGACACCCAGGTGATCATCCGCACCAGTTACCCGGGCCAATCGCCGCAGGTGGTCGAGGATCAGGTCACCTATCCATTGGCCACCACCATGCTCTCGGTACCTGGCGCGACGACGGTGCGCGCCTTTTCGTTCTTCGGCGACTCCTACGTCGATGTGTTGTTCGATGACAGCACTGACTTGTACTGGGCACGTTCGCGTGTGCTGGAGTACCTGAGCCAGGCGCGGGATCGCCTGCCGGCCGGAGTCACGCCTGCCCTCGGCCCTGATGCCACGGGACTCGGCTGGATCTACGAATACGCGCTGGTGGATCGTACCGGTCAGCACGATCTTGGCCAGTTGCGTGCGCTACAGGACTGGTTCCTGCGCTATCAGCTCAAAACCGTGCCGAATGTCGCCGAGGTCGCCACTTTGGGCGGCATGGAGCGCGCCTGGCAGATCGTGCCCGATCCGCAGGCGCTGGCGGCGCGCGGCGTCACCGTGGCGCAGCTGGTCGATGCGGTACGCAGCGCGAACGGCGCCAACGGTGGCTCGGTGATCGAACAGGGCGAAGCGGAACTGATGGTACGCAGCGAAGGCTATCTGAAGAGCCGCGCGGACTTCGAGAACGTGCCGATCACCACCAACGCCGGCGGTGTGCCGGTGCTGCTGCGCGATGTGGCGACGGTGCGGCGGGGCCCGACGTTTCGCCGTGGCATTGCCGAGCTGGACGGGCAAGGTGAAGTGGTCGGCGGCATTATCGTGATGCGCACGGGCAAGAACGCGAAGGCCACCATTGCCGCCGTGAAAGCACGGCTAGCGGAACTGCAGCGCAGCCTGCCGGCCGGCGTCGAGATCGTGCCTACCTACGACCGCTCGCAGCTGATCGACGCCGCGGTGGAGAACCTGTGGAGCAAGTTGTTCGAAGAATTCCTGGTGGTGACGCTGGTCTGCGTGTTGTTTCTGGGGCACCTGCGCTCGGCGCTGGTGGCCGTGATCACGCTGCCGCTGGGCGTGTTGGTCGCCTTCATTGCACTGCATCTGCAAGGCGTCACGGCGAACCTGATGTCGCTCAGCGGTATCGCCATTGCGATCGGCGCGATGGTGGATGCGGCGATCGTGATGATCGAGAACGCGCACAAACATCTGGAACATTGGCGTGACGCGAACGACGGACGTGAACCGCAAGGTGCGCAGCGGTGGTCGCTGATTGCCGAGGCCGCCGCCGAGGTGGGGCCCGCGTTGTTCGTCAGCCTGTTGATCATCGCGCTGTCGTTCGTGCCGGTCTTCGCGCTGCAGGGGCAAGAAGGCAAGCTGTTCAAGCCGCTGGCCTTCACCAAGACCTACGCGATGGCGGCAGCGGCTGGGCTGGCGGTGACGCTGGTGCCGGTGCTGATGGGTTATTTGATCCGCGGGCGCATCCGTGCCGAGCGCGACAATCCGCTCAACCGGGGTTTGATCCATGGCTATCGGCCTCTCCTCGAAGCCGTGCTGCGCTATCCGAAAGCAACCCTGGTGCTGGCCGGTGTGCTGCTGCTCACCGCGGTCATTCCGATGACCAAGCTCGGCAGCGAGTTCATGCCCGCGATGGACGAAGGCACATTGCTGTACATGCCCACTGCACTGCCGGGGCTGTCCGCCGGCAAGGCCTCGCAGTTGCTGCAGTTGACCGATCGCATGATCAAGACCGTGCCCGAGGTTGATCATGTGTTTGGCAAGGCCGGGCGCGCCGAAACGGCCACCGATCCGGCGCCGCTGGAAATGTTCGAGACCGCGATCACCTTCAAGCCGAAGGACCAGTGGCGGCCCGGCATGACGATGGACAAGATCAAGGCGGAACTGGACAAGGCGGTGCACGTGCCGGGGCTGACCAACCTGTTCGTGCCGCCGATCCGCAACCGCATCGACATGCTCTCCACCGGCATCAAGAGCCCAATCGGCATCAAGGTGCTGGGTACCGACCTGGCTACGCTGCAGACTGTGGCCGATCGGATCGAGACGGTGGCGAAGACCGTGCCCGGTGTCAGCTCAGCGATTGCCGAGCGCCCGACCAGCGGCCGCTACGTCGACGTGCACATCCGCCGTGATGTCGCCGCGCGCTACGGGTTGACCCAGGAGCGCGTGCAGCAACTGATCGCAACCGTGGTCGGTGGCGATCCAATCGGTCAGACCGTCGAAGGGCGCGAACGTTATCCCATCGTGGTGCGCTACCCGCGTGCCGAGCGCGATTCCATTGGAGCGCTGCGGCAGTTGCCGATCGTCGCAGCCAACGGTGCGCAGATTACACTTGGCCAGATCGCTGACATTGCCGTTGAAGCAGGACCGTCCATGCTGAAAAGCGAGGGCGGGCAGCTGGCCACGTATGTCTACGTCGATACGGCCGGCAGCGATTTGGGCACGGTGGTGGCCAACCTGCAACGCGCGGTGGCGCAGCAAGTCAAATTGCCGCCGGGTACGACCGTGGCGTGGTCCGGTCAGTTCGAATACCTGGCCAGTGCCATGGAAAGACTCAAGGTGGTGGTGCCGATTGCGCTGGTGATCATTTTTCTATTGATCTATGCCGTTTTCCGACGCGTGAGCGAAGCGGCGCTGATCATGGCCAGCGTGCCGCTGGCACTGGTCGGCGGTCTGTGGTTGATCTGGTTGCTTGGTCATGCGGTGTCGGTGGCCACGATCATCGGCTTCATCGCGCTGGCCGGAGTCGCCGCTGAATTCGGCGTGGTGATGCTGCTGTATCTGCACCATGCCTGGGAGCACCAACTTGCGCTCGATCCCCACGCCGGCCCAGAAGCGCTGGACGAAGCGATTCGCGAGGGTGCCGTGCAGCGCGTGCGCCCGAAGGCAATGACTGTCGCGGTCATTCTCGCCGGTCTGTTTCCCATCCTGCTCGGCCATGGCGCCGGCTCGGAAGTGATGCAGCGCATAGCCGCCCCGATGATCGGCGGCATGGTCACGGCACCCTTGCTATCCATGCTCGTTATACCCGCGGCGTACCGCCTGCTGGTTCGTTATCGGCTGCGTAAAGCCAGCAAGACAAACGCCACACTTCACTCCAACCCACAAGGAAACTGACCCATGAAAAAGCCATGCATTACCCTCGCGATCACCGCTGCGCTGTTCACGGCTCCGGTGTTTGCCAACCCTCAGCAGATGGATCCCAACATGCCGGGCATGGCTGGGATGCATGAAGCCACACCCGCCGATGTGCAGGGCGTGGGCGTGGTCAAGGCGGTCGACACCACCAAGGGCACCCTCACGCTGCAGCATGAGGCGATTGCCGCCATCGGCTGGCCGGCCATGACGATGCCGTTCAAGGTGGCTTCGCCGGAGCTGCTGACGCACGTGAAGGTGGGCGATAAGGTGCAATTCACTTTCCATCAGGCCAGCACGGGTAGCACGGTGACGGCGATCCGTCCGGCACGTTGACAGACCACGTCGCCGGCTGGCCCCAACTGTCGAGGGTCAGCCGGCGGTCGTGAAAGCAGTACCGCCACGCACGTTATGCGTGCGCCTGGCGGTGTTTGTTGTGGTTGTCATTTTTGGAGAACGACCATGAAATCGTTTACTGCTTGTCTCAGCCTCCCGCTGCTGCTCGCGGGCCTTACCATTGGCCGCATCGCGTACGCGACCGATTCCTACACTGATGGCTGGGTTGGCCATGTGGATGGCCCGCGTTTGGATGTCTGTTATCGAGTCACGCCACTGCCAGCGGTTGGTGCGCGACTGGAGGTCCTGCGGACATCCTTCGTGGTTCCAAACAAAGGGCAGCCCCGCCAACAGTTCGCGGTGGCGGGGTATGCCACGGTAACGTCGATCATCGACGCGCATTGCGTACGTGCCGAGCTGACCCAGGGCACGGCGAAGCGGACCGATCACGCGCGGCGCGCGGACTGAGCGGACGCGACGACAAGGCCGCCAAGGCATGCTCCGCGACGGCCCAAAGCGGAGCGGCCAGGGCGTGGATACAACATCCAGCCGATGCGCTTCACCGGCGCGTCATGCCTGTCCGTCCTGCCTGCCGCCATTTCAGCAGGCATGCAACGAGGCGATCAACGGGCAGGACACGCTCACTAAGGGAAAACCCTATTACAGCGAAAGGAGAAGCGGATCCGTTCGGATCGATGAAATTCTCTCCGCGCATAAGGCACGGGCCACGCTTGAAGACAGTTTAGCTTCGATGGGCGAGTTGGTGGAATTTCGCCAGGAGCCGTAGGCCCTATCGCGCATCGTTCGGAGAGTGCCTTCCGCCATCGATGCGTGGAGCCCGCCTATCACTCAGAAGAACGTTTAGGTGTGTCTGTGGGCGCGTTGTAGTGGGTCCAGAGAAGTGATGGTACCTACGGCAGGAGCATCCAATAAAACCTCTTGACTCTGGGGTTAACTTGAAGGTTTAGCCTGTGACTATCGCGATATGGCCCGACAGCGGTTCGCCCCGCTGCCGCGCCGAGAGAGTCGAGGGCGATAGCCATTCAAGGAGCAAACCATGAACACGAAGCGCAAAGTGGAAGTATTCAGTGCCGGCTGCGCAGTCTGCGATGAGGCAGTTGCGCTGGTCGAGCGTGTGGCCTGTTCGTCCTGCGAGGTCACCGTGCACGACATGAAGGACATCAACGCCGCCAAACGGGCAAAGACCCTTGGCATTCGATCGGTGCCAGCCGTGGTCATCGATGGCAAGCTCGCGGCCTGCTGTGAAGGACGCGGGATCGACGAAGCGATCCTGCGCGTTGCGGGTCTGGGTCGGTCCTTATAACCGGTGGGTGACCAGCCGGAGCGTCGCCGAAAGGCTCCTCGGCCGGTCACCCCTTATTTCTTTGAATTGCCCATCACTATCGAGATCATCATGTTCACGATCGGCAAACTGGCCGGCCTCGCCACCATCAGCACCGAGGCCTTGCGCTACTACGAGCAGGAAGGGTTGATCGTGCCGGATGCGAAGAGCGACGCCGGCTACCGGCTCTACCGCCCGGAGTCCTTGCAACGCGTCGGCTTCATTCGTCAGGCGCAGCAATGTGGTTTCACGCTGGCCGAAATTCGCGAGCTGCTGGCATTGCGATCTGAGCAGGCCGCATGCTGCGGGGACGTGCGCCGACTTGCCGTCGAAAAAAAGTTGCAGATCGAAGGCAAGATACGGCTCATGAAATCAATGTCGAAAGCACTCGACAAACTGATCAACGATTGCAGCGAGGAAAGTCATCCCGTCGTCGAGTGCCCGATCCTCGCTGGGCTGGAAAAAGCCAACATTGCAACGACGGCCGGCCGATGACTGCATGAAGCTCGAACTTTTCTACTCGCCTGGCTGCGCCCGCTGTGCCGAGGCGCGCGCTGGCCTCAAGGTCGCTGCATTTGAGATCGTCGCGGACTTGGACTGGCGGGAACTCAATGTGCTCGATGAGCTGGACTACGCTGTGGAATTGGGCGTTCTGACGCTGCCGGCGGTCGCCATCGACGGCGAGCTTGTCTTCACATCGTTGCCCACCCGACGGCAGCTCTGTGCAGCGCTTTCCGAACGCTGCAAGGAAGTGAATTGACGTGGACGTCGACTCGCTTCGCCTCGCTCTTGAACATGCGGGTATAGCTGCCGTCGTGACCAGTTTTCTTGCGGGCCTAGTTTTCAGTTTCAACCCGGTGGCGATGGCTGCCATCCCGGTCTCGCTGGCCTATGTGACCAAAGCCCGCACGAGCCGGCAGGCGTTCGTCTTCGCCGCCATGTTCATTCTCGGGATGATCGTGATCCATGTCGTGCTCGGCCTCGTCGCCGGGTTCGGCGGCTTGGGCGTGCAGAAGCTGCTGGATCGCAAGTGGGGCGTGCTGATCGGTCCGGTGCTGATCGTACTCGGACTGATGTGGCCGGGATGGCTACGCATTCCGCTGCCTGCATTCACCTTCAAAGTGAAGCGCCCGAACAGTTCCTTCGGCGCGTTCCTTCTGGGCATCCCTTTTTCAATCGCGATCTGCCCGATATGCACGCCGGCGTTGGCCGTGCTGTTGGGGGTGGTAGCAAGTCTCGGATCGCCCTGGTTTGGCGCACTGCTGTTGCTGGCCTTTGCATTGGGGCGTGCCGTACCGCTGGCCGTGGGTGCGTGGTCGCTGGGCTGGCTGGAGAACCTCCGGTTCGTCTCGGCCTACCGTCGTGTCTTCGAAATTGCCGGTGCGGCGACCCTCATCGCTACGGGGCTGTACATGCTCAATGCGTACTTCTTCTGGTTACCGGCTTTGGCGAGCTGAATTGACGTCAAGGACACGAGCTTCCCGTAGAGCGAACCAGACAGCCCATCTCGAATGATTTGATTGCGCACATAGGCGAAACCTGATGCTGACCACAAGCGACGAACGCGAACGCCTGCTCAGGGCGCTTGCGCTGGCAACCTTTATCATCTTTTTTCAGGCTTACATGGTGGCGCCGATCATTCCGGTGCTGTCGACGAGCTTTGGAACGTCCATCCAAGCGATTGGCGTGATTGTTCCCGCTTACCTCATCCCTTACGGCGTGGCGACGCTGGTCTTTGGTCTCCTTGCGGATCGAATCGGCATTCAGCGTCTCATCTTTGCGTCGCTGGCTATGTTCGCGGTGCTTACGGCACTCACCGCAGGCGCGCAATCGATCGCGCAGCTGACCCTGTGGCGTACCCTGACCGGCCTGGGTGCCAGTGGCGTCGTGCCGCTCGCCGTGGTGCTCATCGGCAGCCTGTATCCGTACGAACAACGTGGACGGCCCCTCGGCTGGCTGTTCGGAGCAATGGCCGGTGGCATGGCTTTCGGCTCGACTTTCGGTGCCGTGCTGGAGCCTCTGCTTGGTTGGCGCGGCCTCTTTGTTTTGGTCGCCTTGGCCGCCGTGGGTGTGTTCGTGGTGCTGCTGCTCCGCCGTTCACTTATTTCGTCGAGGAGGAAGGCTGTTCCCGAGACGATGGGAGAGCTATTCCTCGGATATCGCGATCTCATCGGCACTCCGCGGGGGCAGCGCACTTATGGCTATGTTTTCGTCAATTCGATTTTTCACTCTGGCGTCTTCACGTGGCTCGGTGTCTATTTCGAGCAGCGTTACGGTCTTGGCCCGGTAGGGATTGGTGTAGCCCTGCTCGGCTACGGGATTCCTGGTTTCTTGTTCGGCCCGCTGATCGGCCGGGCCGCCGACCGCTGGGGGCGCGCCAGGTTGTTGCCCATCGGGCTTGGGTTGGGTGCCCTAGGTGCAGCTACCCTGATTTTCAACGGTCCCCTGATACTCGCGATTGTGGCCGTGACCGTCCTTTCTCTCGGCTACGACATGACGCAGCCCCTCTTCGGGGGCATCGTCACCGCGCTTGGAGGAAAGCGCCCGGGACAGGCGATGGGCTTGAACGTCTTCGCACTATTCGCTGGATTCGGCGTGGGTAGCCTCCTGTTCGGCGAGGCGCTTCGGCTTGGGTTCGGGATGGCGCTTGGCATCTTCGTCATGGTTCAAGCGCTGGCGACCGCGCTGTCCATCGGATGGTTCAGCGCGGAGGTTCCAGTCAACAGAGTCAACAGCTAGCCCGCCAGCGCAAAACCCACGGATATGGATCGAATACATATCCTTGATCACTGGTCTGTTGGCGGGGCCGCGTCGCTTAAACGGCTGCTCCAGCGGGGGAGTAGAGATTGGGAAGCCACGGTTCGGTGCCATCTGGCTCGTAACAGAGTGCCAAGATACTTTCTTCTTCGCTTTTCTATTCCTCATCGGCCCACTGGCACGTGTCCGAAGTTTCATTTCAGAGGTTCGCACCACGCCGTACGCAGACGTCACAGGCCGATAAGCGCTACGTCTGATGCAAAAAATTCAAGGTCGGGCAATGCTCCCCACGCGGCGCATGCGCGCAGTCGTCGGCGAGCTGCATAAGTTCCGTTTCCAGCCGCTTCAGATCCTCCAGCTTGCGGCGCACATCGAGGAGTTTGTGTTCGGTCATTCGACGCGTCTGCTCGCAGGCTCGTTTGCCCTTGAGGTGGAGAAGTCCGGCAATCTCGTCCAGCGTGAAACCCATGGTCTTGGCGCGTCGAATGAACTGAAGACGCGCCAGATCCTGGTGTTCATAGCGACGCACACCGCCCAACGGGCGCTCGGGCTCACGCAGCAGGCCCACCCGCTGGTAGTAGCGCACGGTCTCGATGTGGACGTCGGCGGCCAGGGCCAGCCGGCCGATGGTGAGGGCGGAAGTCATGCTTGACTCCGTAGTTGGGTACGGAAGTTAGTATGCGCTCATGAATACGTTACCAGCCAAATCGTCGCTACCCGCCGTGATCGTCGCGCTGCTCGCGGCGATCGGGGCATCCGTGTGTTGCGTGGTACCGCTGGTGCTGGTGTTGCTGGGCATCAGCGGGGCGTGGATCGCCTATCTCACGGCGCTCGATCCCTGGCGTCCATGGTTCATCGCGGCCACTTTGCTTAGCCTTGGTCTCGCGTTCTGGACGCTGTATGGGCCATGGTCGCGTTGCCGCACCGAGGGCACCTGCGTCGAGCCGACGGTCTTGCGGCGGCGGCGGTTTTGGCTGTGGACAGCCACCGTGCTGACCGTGCCGTTGTTGCTGTTTCCCTATTTCATTGGCTGGTTTTTGTAGGAGACGAACGATGCGTCAGTGGCTATTCGTAATGGTCGCCATCTTGGGGCTGGGCATGGCTCATGCGGCAACACCCACCACGGCCGTGCTGCATGCGGCGAACATGACGTGCCCGAGCTGCAGTGTGACGATCAAGAAAGCCTTGAGCCGCATAGCGGGTGTCACGAGCTCGAAGGTCGATCTCAAGGCCGAGACTGTCACTGTGACGTTCGATGCCGATCGCACGACGGAGTCGACACTGGCGCGCACGGTTACCGAGGCGGGTTTTCCGGCTACGGCGCAAAACCATGGCGGTTGAGCCCATCCTGCAGAGCACGCTGACGTGCCCGCATTGCGACCATCAGGCCACCGAGACCATGCCGACCGACGCCTGCCAGTTCTTCTACGACTGTGAGGGCTGCGGCGAATTGCTCCGGCCCAAGGCGGGCGACTGCTGCGTGTTCTGCTCGTACGGCAGCGTGCCGTGTCCGCCGATCCAGCAACAGAAGTCGTGCTGCGGGTAGACCATCCTTCATAGGGGTCAAACGGTGCCGGTAGGGGGTTGTCTGAATTCATCACGACCGGCGCCCAAGTGAAATTGTCTAACAGCGTGGCTGTCGTATAGAATCATGGGATGTATCGGTCTGCGCCATCACTGCTGACTCGCCTGCGCCGCCACCGCGGATTGTGGGTGTTGGCCGTGGCCGTGTTGCTGATCAAACTGGTCAGCGGATCGATCTGCGTGGCCGATGGACCGGGAGCGCGATTCGCGTCGGCGACCGCTGCTGCCCCGACCACCCTGTTGGCGGACACCGCCGTCAGTTCGGTATCGGCTGACGATGCGAACTCCTGTCTTCTGGGTGAAGGGCGCAGTTGCCACTGTGCCTGTGCCCATTCGGTGACGTTCCCCGTCAGCGCATCGCTTCCCATCGCCATGATGGAAGCACGCTTCGCACCGCTCACCCTCCATTCGGGATTCACGCCGGCCACGACCGGCCCGCTGCTGCGCCCTCCGATCGCCTGAAACCGCTCCGTTACGCGACGCCACCGCCGGTGCAGTTCGTCGCTTCGTGACCGTTTTCAGGAGATCGCTTCATGTCTGTTTTTCGTTCGGTGCCCATCGGCGCCGTGTGTCTGTTGTACGCGGCGATGCTCAGTGCCGCGCCCGTATCCCCTTTCTCCCCACCGGTAGCTCCCCTGCCGACATCGTTGTCGACGTCGCCCTTGCAGGATGCGGTGCGCCGTATCTGGCAAGCCAGTCCCGAGGTGCAGGCCGCGCGCGCGGATCTGGATGCTGCCCAGGCCCGTGCGCGTGCCGCTGCGCAGCCGCTGTACAACCCCTCGCTGTCGCTTGATGCGGAGAATGCCGACGCCAATCGGCGCACGGCCGGCATCAGCCTGCCGCTGGATCTGTCCGGCAAACGCCGCGCTCGCGCCAGCCAGGGCGAGGCCGACCTGCTGGCGGCCGAAGCTGGCTACAACCTGCTGCGTCGCGATGTGGCCACCCGCTGGCTGAAAGCCTGGTCGACGGCCGCACTCGCAGCCCGACAGAGCGAACTGGGGCAACGCCGCCTGGCGCTGATGAAGCGCTTCGATGACTTGGCCGCACAGCGGTTGAAGGTGGGCGACATCAGCAGCCCCGAGCGCGATTTGGCCGGCCTGGCCTTGGGCGAGTCGCAGGTGCAACAAGCCACGCTCGCGAGCAACGAAGCGGCGGCCCGTGCCGAGTTGCTGGCCATCAGTGGCGATCAGCTGACCGCGCTGCCACCGTTGCCAGCCGGCATGCCACCAGTGGTGGGCAGCGTCACGCCGTTGCCTGTCGATGAGCTGCCCGAACTGCGACAGTCCCGTGCCCAGCAAGCCAGCGCCGAGGCAGGCGTGCAAGTCGCCCGTCGCGCCCGCATCCCCGATCCCACGCTGAGCCTGACCGGTGGACAGGTGCGCAGCGGACCGCGCACCGATCAGGTGATTGGCCTGAGCGTATCCATTCCCTTGCCGGTGCTCAACACCGGTCGTGCGGAAGTGGAGGCCGCCCGTGCGGAAGCCGATGCGGCCGCCGCCGGCGTGCGCTCGCGCCAGTTTGTCCTGCGTGCGGGGTTGCAGGAAGTGCAAGCGCGCTATGCCGCCTTGCGCAACGCCGCCGAGGCGTTCCGCGGCGGTCGCGCCGCCGCGTTCGAGGATCGCACGGCATTGCTGGAGAAGCTCTGGCGCGCTGGCGAAATCAGCACCTCCGATTACCTCGTACAGCTCAAGCAGAGCCTGGACACTGCGTTGTCCGGCCAGGAACTGGAAAGCCAGACCTGGCAGACCTGGTTCGACTACCTCACCGCTGCGGGCCGTCTCACTGACTGGCTCGATGGCCGCACTCAGGGCGGCCCTACTCAGGACAGCCTTAATCAGGATATCCCCCGATGAATCTCTCTCTTCTGAAACGCAGCCTGCTGGGCGTGGTGCTGCTGGCGGCACTGGCCGGCCCCGTCATGGCGCAGGAACCGGCACCCGCTAATCCGCTCGCGCTGGATGCCAAGGCGATCAAGGAC
This genomic interval carries:
- a CDS encoding heavy metal-responsive transcriptional regulator; the encoded protein is MFTIGKLAGLATISTEALRYYEQEGLIVPDAKSDAGYRLYRPESLQRVGFIRQAQQCGFTLAEIRELLALRSEQAACCGDVRRLAVEKKLQIEGKIRLMKSMSKALDKLINDCSEESHPVVECPILAGLEKANIATTAGR
- a CDS encoding thioredoxin family protein, which gives rise to MKLELFYSPGCARCAEARAGLKVAAFEIVADLDWRELNVLDELDYAVELGVLTLPAVAIDGELVFTSLPTRRQLCAALSERCKEVN
- a CDS encoding cytochrome c biogenesis CcdA family protein, with translation MDVDSLRLALEHAGIAAVVTSFLAGLVFSFNPVAMAAIPVSLAYVTKARTSRQAFVFAAMFILGMIVIHVVLGLVAGFGGLGVQKLLDRKWGVLIGPVLIVLGLMWPGWLRIPLPAFTFKVKRPNSSFGAFLLGIPFSIAICPICTPALAVLLGVVASLGSPWFGALLLLAFALGRAVPLAVGAWSLGWLENLRFVSAYRRVFEIAGAATLIATGLYMLNAYFFWLPALAS
- a CDS encoding MFS transporter, which encodes MLTTSDERERLLRALALATFIIFFQAYMVAPIIPVLSTSFGTSIQAIGVIVPAYLIPYGVATLVFGLLADRIGIQRLIFASLAMFAVLTALTAGAQSIAQLTLWRTLTGLGASGVVPLAVVLIGSLYPYEQRGRPLGWLFGAMAGGMAFGSTFGAVLEPLLGWRGLFVLVALAAVGVFVVLLLRRSLISSRRKAVPETMGELFLGYRDLIGTPRGQRTYGYVFVNSIFHSGVFTWLGVYFEQRYGLGPVGIGVALLGYGIPGFLFGPLIGRAADRWGRARLLPIGLGLGALGAATLIFNGPLILAIVAVTVLSLGYDMTQPLFGGIVTALGGKRPGQAMGLNVFALFAGFGVGSLLFGEALRLGFGMALGIFVMVQALATALSIGWFSAEVPVNRVNS
- a CDS encoding MerR family DNA-binding protein, with the translated sequence MTSALTIGRLALAADVHIETVRYYQRVGLLREPERPLGGVRRYEHQDLARLQFIRRAKTMGFTLDEIAGLLHLKGKRACEQTRRMTEHKLLDVRRKLEDLKRLETELMQLADDCAHAPRGEHCPTLNFLHQT
- a CDS encoding mercuric transporter MerT family protein translates to MNTLPAKSSLPAVIVALLAAIGASVCCVVPLVLVLLGISGAWIAYLTALDPWRPWFIAATLLSLGLAFWTLYGPWSRCRTEGTCVEPTVLRRRRFWLWTATVLTVPLLLFPYFIGWFL
- a CDS encoding heavy-metal-associated domain-containing protein; its protein translation is MRQWLFVMVAILGLGMAHAATPTTAVLHAANMTCPSCSVTIKKALSRIAGVTSSKVDLKAETVTVTFDADRTTESTLARTVTEAGFPATAQNHGG
- a CDS encoding GDCCVxC domain-containing (seleno)protein produces the protein MAVEPILQSTLTCPHCDHQATETMPTDACQFFYDCEGCGELLRPKAGDCCVFCSYGSVPCPPIQQQKSCCG
- a CDS encoding TolC family protein gives rise to the protein MQDAVRRIWQASPEVQAARADLDAAQARARAAAQPLYNPSLSLDAENADANRRTAGISLPLDLSGKRRARASQGEADLLAAEAGYNLLRRDVATRWLKAWSTAALAARQSELGQRRLALMKRFDDLAAQRLKVGDISSPERDLAGLALGESQVQQATLASNEAAARAELLAISGDQLTALPPLPAGMPPVVGSVTPLPVDELPELRQSRAQQASAEAGVQVARRARIPDPTLSLTGGQVRSGPRTDQVIGLSVSIPLPVLNTGRAEVEAARAEADAAAAGVRSRQFVLRAGLQEVQARYAALRNAAEAFRGGRAAAFEDRTALLEKLWRAGEISTSDYLVQLKQSLDTALSGQELESQTWQTWFDYLTAAGRLTDWLDGRTQGGPTQDSLNQDIPR